The following are from one region of the Cyanobium gracile PCC 6307 genome:
- a CDS encoding acyltransferase family protein has translation MGQVDYFATDADLNPFLHTWSLGVEQQFYLVFPLLMVGIGYGVRRSVPLLVALVVLSLGASWWWTQNAPMAAFFLMPSRLWELTVGSLLLVAQRRGLVGASWLQGRWPRLAGAALLLWAVVMTSEREGFPVPGVLPAVVGTLLVLQAGPGEGGRFLPGRWLERFLLTCGLLSYSLYLWHWPVIVLLRWTWGMETWWQYVVAVAGSVVLAVAAYGLVEQPVRRYPLKWWWETLLALLAVGGLWTAIDTLHYSVRGRFFIGTDRDPVPLYERVQDWNPTLPGTRIDQTCAIPYWTPYSEASRSDLERCSKPGRPGAGEIFLLGDSHAEHLLPMLDAVTARTGQRITFTNKRSCFLDPQLTLFLNNRPYKPCTDFAAGEMERALERLRPGDIVIISSNLNNYLSSSDPAGITQGQPAYLSGRRLSVAEVRQAHILSMRDYAQRLAARGVQLVLVVDNPPLAREIVACPKDSASSCAPDPSVTAAGQLAVRLTLEAAAAGLPNVHVFDPTPYLLAPDGRVRYRNDQDRIIYSDSHHLSVTGSRSLAEPFERFLSQAGLIPGAR, from the coding sequence ATGGGGCAGGTCGATTACTTCGCCACGGATGCGGATCTGAATCCCTTTCTGCACACCTGGTCGCTGGGTGTGGAGCAGCAGTTCTACCTGGTGTTCCCGCTGCTGATGGTGGGGATCGGCTATGGGGTGCGGCGCAGTGTGCCGCTGCTGGTGGCGCTGGTGGTGCTGTCGCTGGGGGCGAGCTGGTGGTGGACGCAGAACGCGCCGATGGCGGCCTTTTTCCTGATGCCGAGCCGGCTTTGGGAACTGACAGTGGGCTCGCTGCTGCTGGTGGCGCAGCGGCGGGGGCTGGTGGGGGCGAGCTGGCTGCAGGGCCGCTGGCCGCGGCTGGCGGGGGCGGCGCTGCTGCTGTGGGCGGTGGTGATGACGTCGGAGCGTGAGGGCTTCCCGGTGCCGGGTGTGCTGCCGGCGGTGGTGGGGACGCTGCTGGTGCTGCAGGCGGGCCCGGGTGAGGGGGGCAGATTCCTGCCGGGGCGGTGGCTGGAGCGGTTTCTGCTGACCTGCGGGCTGCTGTCGTACTCGCTGTACCTGTGGCACTGGCCGGTGATCGTGCTGCTGCGGTGGACGTGGGGGATGGAGACGTGGTGGCAGTACGTGGTGGCGGTGGCGGGGAGCGTGGTGCTGGCGGTGGCGGCGTACGGGCTGGTGGAGCAGCCGGTGCGCCGGTATCCCCTGAAGTGGTGGTGGGAGACGCTGCTGGCGCTGCTGGCGGTGGGGGGGCTGTGGACGGCCATCGACACCCTCCACTATTCGGTGCGCGGCCGCTTCTTCATCGGCACCGACCGCGACCCGGTGCCCCTCTACGAACGGGTGCAGGACTGGAACCCCACCCTGCCGGGCACCCGGATCGATCAGACCTGCGCCATTCCCTACTGGACGCCCTACAGCGAGGCCAGCCGTTCGGATCTGGAGCGCTGCAGCAAGCCGGGCCGTCCCGGGGCCGGTGAGATCTTCCTGCTGGGGGACTCCCACGCCGAGCACCTGCTGCCGATGCTGGATGCGGTGACCGCCCGCACCGGCCAGCGCATCACCTTCACCAACAAGCGCTCCTGCTTCCTTGATCCCCAGCTGACGCTGTTCCTCAACAACCGCCCCTACAAGCCCTGCACCGACTTTGCGGCCGGGGAGATGGAGCGGGCCCTGGAACGGCTCAGGCCGGGTGACATCGTGATCATCTCCAGCAACCTCAACAACTACCTGAGCAGTTCCGACCCGGCCGGGATCACCCAGGGGCAGCCGGCCTACCTCTCAGGCCGGCGGCTGAGCGTCGCCGAAGTGCGCCAGGCCCACATCCTCAGCATGCGGGACTACGCCCAGCGGCTGGCGGCCCGGGGGGTCCAGCTGGTGCTGGTGGTCGACAATCCCCCCCTCGCCCGTGAGATCGTGGCCTGCCCGAAGGACTCCGCCAGCAGCTGCGCCCCCGACCCCTCCGTCACCGCCGCCGGCCAGCTGGCGGTGCGCCTCACCCTGGAGGCGGCGGCGGCGGGCCTGCCCAACGTGCATGTGTTCGACCCCACCCCCTATCTGCTCGCTCCGGATGGCCGGGTGCGCTACCGCAATGATCAGGACAGGATCATCTATTCCGATTCCCACCACCTGAGCGTGACGGGCAGCCGTTCGCTGGCGGAGCCGTTTGAGCGGTTCCTGTCGCAGGCGGGGCTGATCCCGGGGGCCCGCTGA
- a CDS encoding alpha/beta fold hydrolase, which translates to MASSPEIPWQFLGHRVHAIRSAPEQPTGPAILLVHGFGASTDHWRFNIPVLARTHEVHAIDLLGFGRSAKPAGLSYGGALWRDQLCAYVVERIGRPTVLVGNSLGGFAALAAGAALGDQAAGVALLNAAGPFSDEQEPPRGWGAIARRTIGAALLRSPVLQRLLFENMRRPATVRRTLNQVYIDRTNVDDALVEAILRPSRDPGAFGVFRTVFDIPRGQPLDELFADLSAPLLLLWGIRDPWINAAGRRASFQRHAPARTTEVVLEAGHCPHDEVPDQVNRALLEWLAGLVASPVAALTAG; encoded by the coding sequence ATGGCTTCGTCACCCGAAATCCCCTGGCAGTTCCTGGGCCATCGGGTGCACGCCATCCGCTCGGCTCCGGAGCAGCCCACCGGGCCGGCGATCCTGCTGGTGCATGGCTTCGGCGCCTCCACCGACCACTGGCGCTTCAACATTCCCGTGCTGGCCCGGACGCATGAGGTCCATGCCATCGATCTCCTCGGCTTCGGCCGCAGCGCCAAGCCGGCTGGGCTCTCCTACGGCGGCGCCCTCTGGCGCGACCAGCTCTGCGCCTATGTGGTGGAGCGGATCGGCCGGCCCACCGTGTTGGTGGGCAACTCCCTCGGCGGCTTCGCCGCCCTCGCCGCCGGTGCGGCCCTGGGGGATCAGGCCGCCGGCGTGGCCCTGCTCAATGCCGCCGGCCCCTTCAGCGACGAGCAGGAGCCGCCGCGGGGCTGGGGGGCCATCGCCCGCCGAACCATCGGCGCGGCCCTGCTGCGCAGCCCGGTGCTGCAGCGCCTGCTGTTCGAGAACATGCGCCGGCCCGCTACCGTGCGCCGCACCCTGAATCAGGTGTACATCGACCGCACCAACGTCGATGACGCGCTGGTGGAGGCGATCCTGCGGCCCTCCCGCGATCCCGGAGCCTTCGGCGTCTTCCGCACCGTCTTCGACATTCCCCGCGGCCAGCCCCTCGACGAACTGTTCGCCGACCTCAGCGCCCCGCTGCTGCTGCTCTGGGGCATCCGCGACCCCTGGATCAACGCCGCTGGCCGCCGGGCCAGCTTCCAGCGGCATGCACCCGCCCGCACCACCGAAGTGGTGCTCGAGGCGGGCCACTGCCCCCACGATGAGGTGCCCGACCAGGTCAACCGGGCCCTGCTGGAGTGGCTGGCGGGTCTGGTGGCAAGCCCGGTTGCCGCGCTGACCGCCGGCTGA
- a CDS encoding cation:proton antiporter yields MVAPSLLLEVGNTQIETVETLLQVGRYLVIFLAARALAELMVRLGLPTILGELLAGVLVGVTGLHLILPPEVHAQLNQGMLELIGACAGVSPEAVATIYAESFPSLEATARLGLYALLFLTGLESELDELMAVGRQATTVALTGVVLPFAMGTAGLYLLFHVPLFPAVFAGASMTATSIGITASVFGELGFLRTREGQTVIGAAVLDDIFGIVILAVVVALAGDGVLSAGPILQLVLAAAVFVAVALFLSRTAAPAFDWVLDRLRAPGEVAVAGFVVLGLCCFVAEAIGLEAALGAFAAGLILSASKHTEAIQQSVKPLAALFATVFFVLIGSSLDLSVMNPLNPDNREGLVVALFLLVVAIAGKVAAGWSYLSKEKTNRLVVGLGMMPRGEVGLIFLGLGSQAGILSAPLEAAILLMVIGTTFLAPLLLRLALSGVEVPADPAEAPAEQAA; encoded by the coding sequence ATGGTCGCGCCCAGCCTGCTGCTTGAGGTCGGCAACACCCAGATCGAGACGGTGGAAACCCTGCTGCAGGTGGGGCGCTACCTGGTCATCTTCCTGGCGGCCCGGGCCCTGGCGGAGCTGATGGTGCGCCTCGGTCTGCCCACGATCCTCGGGGAACTTCTGGCGGGCGTTCTGGTCGGCGTCACTGGTCTGCACCTGATCCTGCCGCCGGAGGTCCACGCCCAGCTCAACCAGGGCATGCTCGAGCTGATCGGCGCCTGCGCCGGGGTCAGCCCGGAGGCCGTGGCCACGATCTACGCCGAGAGCTTCCCCTCCCTGGAGGCCACCGCCAGGCTCGGTCTCTACGCCCTGCTGTTCCTCACGGGTCTGGAGAGCGAACTCGACGAACTGATGGCCGTGGGCCGCCAGGCCACCACCGTGGCCCTCACCGGTGTGGTGCTGCCCTTCGCCATGGGCACGGCGGGGCTCTACCTCCTGTTCCATGTGCCCCTGTTTCCGGCGGTGTTCGCGGGCGCCTCGATGACCGCCACCAGCATCGGCATCACCGCCAGCGTCTTCGGGGAACTCGGATTCCTCCGCACCCGGGAGGGCCAGACCGTCATCGGCGCCGCCGTGCTCGACGACATCTTCGGCATCGTCATCCTGGCGGTGGTGGTGGCTCTGGCCGGTGACGGGGTGCTCTCCGCCGGTCCGATCCTGCAGCTGGTGCTGGCGGCGGCGGTGTTCGTGGCGGTGGCCCTGTTCCTGAGCCGCACGGCCGCCCCCGCCTTCGACTGGGTCCTCGACCGGCTCAGGGCACCGGGGGAGGTGGCGGTGGCCGGCTTCGTGGTGCTGGGTCTTTGTTGCTTCGTCGCCGAGGCGATTGGCCTCGAGGCGGCCCTCGGGGCCTTCGCCGCCGGTCTGATCCTCAGCGCCTCCAAGCACACCGAAGCCATCCAGCAGTCGGTGAAGCCCCTGGCGGCCCTGTTCGCCACCGTGTTCTTCGTGCTGATCGGCAGCTCCCTGGACCTGTCGGTGATGAATCCCCTCAATCCCGACAACCGCGAAGGGTTGGTGGTCGCCCTGTTCCTGCTGGTGGTGGCGATCGCCGGCAAGGTGGCCGCAGGCTGGAGCTACCTCAGCAAGGAGAAGACCAACCGTCTGGTGGTGGGCCTGGGGATGATGCCCCGCGGTGAGGTGGGCCTGATCTTCCTGGGGCTGGGCAGCCAGGCCGGCATCCTCTCGGCGCCCCTGGAGGCGGCCATCCTGCTGATGGTGATCGGCACCACCTTCTTGGCGCCCCTGCTGCTGCGTCTGGCCCTCAGCGGCGTCGAAGTTCCTGCCGACCCGGCGGAGGCCCCGGCCGAGCAGGCCGCCTGA
- a CDS encoding glycogen/starch/alpha-glucan phosphorylase, producing MTDHQPRNLSLPTPGCFADPDRSGLTATDVFDGMTEHLFYTLGKLAPSASRHDLYMALSYAVRDRLMTRYLAGIEAIGANPKRIVAYLSAEFLIGPQLGNNLLMLGIQKEAAEALRQFGINDIEEILDVEEEPGLGNGGLGRLAACFLESLATLEIPATGYGIRYEFGIFDQLIRDGWQVEITDKWLKAGWPWEIPHPDQACFVGFGGHTESYRDQNGAYRVRWIPAEHAIGVPHDVPVLGYRVNTCDRLRLWRADATESFDFYAFNSGDYYGAVEEKVGSETLCKVLYPNDGTAKGRQLRLKQQHFFVSCSLQDMIRSLDARGIPVQEFPDHWAIQLNDTHPSIAVAELMRLLLDDKHLEWDAAWAITTACLSYTNHTLLPEALEKWGLDLFGSLLPRHLELIFEINRRFLQQVRLKYPGNDAVLRRLSIIDEAGERAVRMAHLATVGSHHVNGVAALHSALVKQDLFPEFAALWPEKFTNVTNGVTPRRWVALANPQLSALLDASIGDGWVRNLDELRQLERYVDDSGFLEHWGATKLSVKRHLTHYIHRHTGVLVDPASMFDVQVKRIHEYKRQHLNALQVIAQYLRIKNGLAGGMAPRTVIFGGKAAPGYAMAKLIIRFINGIADVVNADPDMDGRLRVIFLADYNVKLGERVYPAADLSEQISTAGLEASGTGNMKFMMNGALTIGTLDGANVEIREQVGADNFFLFGRTTEGIAELKEQGYRPWELIGSTPELPEVLHLVESGHFSNGDKELFLPLLENLTGRDPFFVLADFAAYLKAQQDVSEAWSDRPRWNRMSLLNTARSGLFSSDRSIREYCERIWQAEEFPVTITCEIDEAPAKGRRLPAAP from the coding sequence ATGACCGACCATCAGCCCCGCAACCTGAGCCTCCCCACGCCCGGGTGCTTCGCGGACCCCGATCGCAGCGGCCTGACGGCGACGGACGTGTTCGATGGCATGACCGAACACCTCTTCTACACGCTCGGCAAGCTGGCCCCCAGCGCCAGCCGCCACGACCTCTACATGGCGCTCAGCTACGCCGTGCGTGACCGGCTGATGACCCGCTACCTGGCCGGCATCGAGGCCATCGGCGCCAACCCCAAGCGCATCGTCGCCTACCTCTCGGCCGAGTTCCTGATCGGCCCCCAGCTCGGCAACAACCTGCTGATGCTCGGCATCCAGAAGGAGGCCGCCGAGGCCCTGCGCCAGTTCGGCATCAACGACATCGAGGAGATCCTCGACGTGGAAGAAGAACCGGGCCTCGGCAATGGCGGCCTCGGCCGCCTGGCCGCCTGTTTCCTCGAATCCCTCGCCACCCTCGAGATCCCCGCCACCGGCTACGGCATCCGCTACGAGTTCGGCATCTTCGACCAGCTCATCCGCGACGGCTGGCAGGTGGAGATCACCGACAAGTGGCTCAAGGCGGGCTGGCCCTGGGAGATTCCCCACCCCGACCAGGCCTGTTTCGTCGGCTTCGGCGGCCACACCGAGAGCTACCGCGACCAGAACGGTGCCTACCGCGTGCGCTGGATCCCCGCCGAGCACGCCATCGGCGTCCCCCACGACGTGCCAGTGCTCGGCTACCGGGTCAACACCTGCGACCGGCTGCGACTCTGGCGCGCCGATGCCACCGAATCCTTCGACTTCTACGCCTTCAACAGCGGCGACTATTACGGCGCCGTGGAGGAGAAAGTGGGCTCCGAGACCCTCTGCAAGGTGCTCTACCCCAACGACGGCACCGCCAAGGGCCGCCAGCTGCGCCTCAAGCAGCAGCACTTCTTTGTCAGCTGCTCGCTGCAGGACATGATCCGCAGCCTCGATGCCCGCGGCATTCCCGTCCAGGAGTTCCCCGACCACTGGGCCATCCAGCTCAACGACACCCACCCCTCCATCGCCGTCGCCGAGCTCATGCGGCTCCTCCTCGACGACAAGCACCTGGAATGGGACGCCGCTTGGGCCATCACCACCGCCTGCCTCTCTTACACCAACCACACCCTGCTGCCCGAGGCCCTCGAAAAGTGGGGCCTCGATCTCTTCGGGTCGCTGCTGCCGCGCCACCTCGAGCTCATCTTCGAGATCAACCGCCGCTTCCTCCAGCAGGTGCGCCTCAAGTACCCCGGCAACGACGCCGTCCTGCGCCGCCTCTCGATCATCGATGAAGCCGGCGAGCGGGCCGTCCGCATGGCCCACCTCGCCACCGTCGGCTCCCACCACGTCAACGGCGTCGCCGCCCTCCACAGCGCCCTGGTCAAGCAGGACCTGTTCCCAGAATTCGCCGCTCTCTGGCCCGAGAAGTTCACCAACGTCACCAACGGCGTCACCCCCAGGCGCTGGGTGGCCCTGGCCAATCCCCAGCTGTCGGCGCTGCTCGACGCCTCGATCGGCGACGGCTGGGTGCGCAACCTCGACGAGCTGCGCCAGCTGGAGCGCTACGTCGACGACAGCGGCTTCCTGGAGCACTGGGGGGCCACCAAGCTGTCGGTGAAGCGCCATCTCACCCACTACATCCATCGCCACACGGGCGTCCTGGTGGATCCCGCCTCGATGTTCGACGTGCAGGTGAAGCGCATCCACGAGTACAAGCGCCAGCACCTCAATGCCCTGCAGGTGATTGCTCAGTACCTGCGCATCAAAAACGGCCTGGCCGGCGGTATGGCGCCCCGCACCGTGATCTTCGGCGGCAAGGCCGCCCCGGGCTATGCCATGGCCAAGCTGATCATCCGTTTCATCAACGGCATCGCCGACGTCGTCAACGCCGACCCGGACATGGACGGCCGCCTGCGCGTCATCTTCCTGGCCGACTACAACGTCAAGCTCGGGGAGCGCGTCTACCCCGCCGCCGACCTCTCCGAGCAGATCTCCACCGCCGGCCTCGAGGCCTCCGGCACCGGCAACATGAAATTCATGATGAACGGCGCCCTCACCATCGGCACCCTCGATGGGGCGAACGTGGAAATCCGCGAGCAGGTGGGGGCCGACAACTTCTTCCTCTTCGGCCGCACCACCGAGGGCATCGCTGAACTCAAGGAGCAGGGCTACCGGCCCTGGGAGCTGATCGGCTCCACCCCGGAGCTGCCGGAGGTGCTGCATCTGGTCGAGAGCGGCCACTTCAGCAATGGTGATAAGGAGCTGTTCCTTCCCCTGCTGGAGAACCTCACCGGCCGCGACCCCTTCTTCGTGCTGGCCGACTTCGCGGCCTACCTGAAGGCCCAGCAGGACGTGAGCGAGGCCTGGAGCGACCGTCCGCGCTGGAATCGGATGTCGCTGCTGAACACCGCCCGCAGCGGCCTGTTCTCCTCCGATCGCTCGATCCGGGAGTACTGCGAACGGATCTGGCAGGCGGAGGAGTTCCCCGTCACCATCACCTGCGAGATCGACGAAGCCCCGGCGAAGGGCCGCCGCCTGCCGGCGGCGCCATGA
- the rnc gene encoding ribonuclease III produces the protein MTPQRRQQLLAFLESLGFDAASGLLPSDPAAAGAALETLDEALTHSSTGLPRHHDRLEFLGDAVLRLAAAEFLHREHPGLGVGDTSALRAQLVSDRWLSELACSIALEPVLRLGPMATGDRAGRATVLAECAEALVGAVYTVGGGPWGGLEAVQRWLAPHWRGSAAELLADPARHNWKSVLQEWSQGQGKGLPTYHCLERSRVHGDPERFECRVEVADLSGEGRGRSRREAEQQAARAALAGLALRPAPGC, from the coding sequence ATGACTCCCCAGCGCCGCCAGCAACTCCTGGCCTTCCTGGAGAGCCTGGGCTTCGATGCCGCCTCCGGCCTGCTCCCCTCGGATCCAGCCGCCGCCGGCGCCGCCCTCGAGACCCTGGACGAGGCCCTCACCCACAGCTCCACCGGCCTTCCCCGTCACCACGACCGGCTGGAGTTCCTCGGCGACGCGGTGCTGCGCCTGGCGGCCGCCGAGTTCCTGCACCGCGAGCACCCGGGCCTGGGCGTGGGCGACACCTCCGCCCTGCGGGCCCAGCTGGTGTCCGACCGCTGGCTGAGCGAGCTGGCCTGCAGCATCGCCCTGGAGCCGGTGCTGCGTCTGGGGCCGATGGCCACCGGCGACCGGGCCGGCCGCGCCACCGTGCTGGCCGAATGCGCCGAGGCCCTGGTGGGCGCCGTCTACACGGTGGGGGGCGGGCCCTGGGGCGGCCTGGAGGCCGTGCAGCGCTGGCTGGCCCCCCACTGGCGGGGCAGCGCCGCCGAGCTGCTGGCCGACCCGGCACGCCACAACTGGAAGTCAGTGCTGCAGGAGTGGAGCCAGGGCCAGGGGAAGGGCCTGCCCACCTACCACTGCCTGGAGCGCAGCCGGGTGCATGGGGACCCGGAACGCTTCGAATGCCGGGTGGAGGTGGCCGATCTCAGCGGTGAGGGCCGGGGACGGTCCCGCCGGGAGGCGGAGCAGCAGGCGGCCCGGGCAGCGCTGGCGGGCCTCGCCCTCAGGCCTGCTCCAGGGTGCTGA
- a CDS encoding NAD(P)H dehydrogenase subunit NdhS, which yields MASSPILPGSTVVVRDPRSIYNGYQGFVQRISGAMAAVLFEGGNWDKLVTVPLSTLEQA from the coding sequence ATGGCCAGCAGCCCGATCCTGCCCGGTTCCACCGTGGTGGTGCGCGATCCCCGCTCGATCTACAACGGCTACCAGGGCTTCGTGCAGCGCATCAGCGGGGCGATGGCCGCCGTGCTGTTCGAGGGCGGCAACTGGGACAAGCTGGTGACCGTGCCCCTCAGCACCCTGGAGCAGGCCTGA
- the rimM gene encoding ribosome maturation factor RimM (Essential for efficient processing of 16S rRNA) encodes MAVGKVVAAQGMGGDVRLLPLSDFPERFTQPGPRWLQAPGGAPRPVRLLAGRPVPGKTLFVLRLEGIGDRNAAEALVGQHLLVSAADRPTLGPGEFHLLDLVGLQVRLLPDPQAPIGTVTDLIHGGNDLLEVELSDGGRRLLIPFVEAIVPEVNLAEGWIGLTPPPGLLDL; translated from the coding sequence ATGGCCGTGGGGAAGGTGGTGGCGGCCCAGGGCATGGGCGGCGACGTGCGTCTGCTGCCCCTGAGCGACTTCCCCGAACGGTTCACCCAGCCCGGTCCCCGCTGGCTGCAGGCCCCCGGGGGCGCCCCCCGGCCGGTTCGGCTGCTGGCCGGCAGGCCCGTGCCGGGCAAAACCCTGTTCGTGCTGCGTCTCGAGGGGATCGGCGACCGCAACGCCGCCGAAGCCCTGGTGGGGCAGCACCTGCTGGTGTCGGCCGCCGACCGTCCCACCCTGGGGCCGGGGGAATTCCACCTCCTCGACCTGGTGGGGCTCCAGGTGCGGCTGCTGCCGGATCCCCAGGCGCCGATCGGCACTGTGACCGACCTGATCCACGGGGGCAACGATCTGCTGGAGGTGGAGCTCAGCGACGGCGGCCGGCGGCTGCTGATCCCCTTCGTGGAGGCGATCGTGCCGGAGGTGAACCTGGCGGAGGGCTGGATCGGCCTGACCCCGCCACCGGGTCTGCTGGACCTCTGA
- a CDS encoding mannose-1-phosphate guanylyltransferase/mannose-6-phosphate isomerase, protein MATPSLVPVILCGGTGTRLWPLSRASYPKQYWPLAGSTEETLLQQTHQRLQGLPDLAPPLLICNEDHRFIVAEQMRQIGVEPAAILLEPVGRNTAPAVAVAALQATARGEDPLLLILAADHVIRRAADFRATVAAGMAAASAGQLVSFGIVPTSPETGYGYIEAAGAMAAATPVPIARFVEKPDKATAEAFLATGRFTWNSGMFLFRASTILAELERFAPEVVGACRIALEQDSADLEFLRLEREAFANGPSIAIDVAVMERTDRGVVLPLDADWSDVGSWAALWETSEQDPEGNVLRGRVISEGSRNCYLRSEHRLVVGLGVEDLVVVETDDVVLVAHRDRAQEVKGIVGRLERDGAPESRAHRRIYRPWGHYDGVVEGERWQVKKISVKPGASLSLQMHHHRAEHWVVVRGTAVVEKDGVEELVGENQSTYIPLGARHRLTNPGKIAMELIEVQSGPYLGEDDIVRFDDRYGRSDAPAPQPGRSWAKQGKGREATDGSRCHSPTGGCRAGDAHRRPSPARHPHSTVTDLARFLG, encoded by the coding sequence ATGGCTACCCCCTCTCTGGTCCCGGTGATCCTCTGCGGCGGCACCGGCACCCGGCTGTGGCCCCTGTCCCGGGCGAGCTATCCGAAGCAGTACTGGCCCCTGGCCGGAAGCACCGAGGAAACTCTTCTGCAGCAGACGCACCAGCGCCTCCAGGGGCTGCCGGACCTGGCACCGCCGTTGCTGATCTGCAACGAGGACCATCGCTTCATCGTGGCCGAGCAGATGCGCCAGATCGGCGTGGAGCCGGCGGCGATCCTGCTGGAGCCGGTGGGACGCAACACCGCCCCGGCGGTGGCGGTGGCGGCCCTGCAGGCTACCGCCCGCGGTGAGGACCCCCTGCTGCTGATCCTGGCGGCCGATCACGTCATCCGCCGGGCCGCCGACTTCCGCGCCACCGTGGCCGCCGGCATGGCCGCCGCCAGCGCCGGCCAGCTGGTCAGCTTCGGCATCGTGCCCACCAGCCCCGAGACGGGCTACGGCTACATCGAGGCCGCCGGAGCCATGGCCGCCGCCACGCCCGTGCCGATCGCCCGCTTCGTGGAGAAGCCGGACAAGGCCACCGCCGAGGCGTTCCTGGCCACCGGCCGCTTCACCTGGAACAGCGGCATGTTCCTGTTCCGGGCCAGCACGATTCTGGCGGAACTGGAGCGCTTCGCCCCCGAGGTGGTGGGCGCCTGCCGCATCGCCCTGGAGCAGGACAGTGCCGACCTGGAGTTCCTGCGGCTGGAGCGAGAGGCCTTCGCCAACGGCCCCAGCATCGCCATTGACGTTGCGGTGATGGAGCGGACCGACCGGGGCGTGGTACTGCCCCTCGATGCCGACTGGAGCGACGTGGGCAGCTGGGCGGCCCTGTGGGAAACCTCCGAGCAGGACCCCGAAGGCAACGTGCTGCGGGGCCGGGTGATCAGCGAAGGCAGCCGCAACTGCTACCTGCGCAGCGAACACCGTCTGGTGGTGGGGCTGGGCGTGGAGGATCTGGTGGTGGTCGAAACCGACGACGTGGTGCTCGTGGCCCACCGCGACCGGGCCCAGGAGGTGAAGGGCATCGTCGGCCGGCTGGAGCGGGACGGGGCCCCGGAAAGCAGGGCCCACCGCCGCATCTACCGCCCCTGGGGCCATTACGACGGGGTGGTGGAAGGGGAGCGCTGGCAGGTCAAGAAGATCTCGGTGAAGCCCGGCGCCAGCCTGTCCCTGCAGATGCACCACCACCGGGCCGAGCACTGGGTGGTGGTGCGGGGCACCGCCGTGGTGGAGAAGGACGGGGTGGAGGAGCTGGTGGGCGAGAACCAGAGCACCTACATCCCCCTCGGCGCCCGGCACCGCCTCACCAACCCCGGCAAGATCGCCATGGAACTGATTGAGGTGCAGAGCGGCCCCTATCTCGGGGAGGACGACATCGTGCGCTTCGACGACCGTTACGGACGCAGCGACGCACCAGCCCCTCAGCCCGGCAGGAGCTGGGCGAAGCAGGGCAAGGGGAGGGAGGCCACCGACGGCTCCCGGTGCCACTCCCCCACGGGAGGGTGTCGGGCCGGTGACGCCCACCGCAGGCCGTCACCGGCCCGACACCCTCACTCGACGGTGACGGACTTGGCCAGGTTCCTCGGCTGA